A window of the Hevea brasiliensis isolate MT/VB/25A 57/8 chromosome 6, ASM3005281v1, whole genome shotgun sequence genome harbors these coding sequences:
- the LOC110641160 gene encoding clathrin interactor EPSIN 2 isoform X4, giving the protein MKKVFDQTVRDIKREVNKKVLKVPGIEQKILDATSNEPWGPHGTLLADIAHATRNYHEYQMIMAVIWKRINDTGKNWRHVYKALTVLEYLVANGSERVIDEIREHAYQISTLADFQYIDSSGRDQGSNVRKKSQSLVVLVNDKERIIEVRQKAAANRDKFRNMSAGGMYRPSSYSSTGGYGDKYDDDRYEGRYGSRDEDRNGYGNGREREYNYRDDDRYGRYGDSYGRDGDRYGRDYEERYSRDGYREDDYHGRSQRIDDYGSRSRSSDRDRGFDDDVQSSSRGSGARADDQSQDGSIARRLERKFSEQNIAPPSYEEAVSESRSPAQGERNGETSTASAPGVSSPAAPRASSPPAPRAASPSASNNQSQTTTVLSAPVTPVGQAFEVADEFDPRGPGSDSFTANPLAIMPVTSATTTSEADAPANFSGSTFAATQPASNVMNQSFEDPFGDSPFKAIPSADDAISAQQQTSTSVVAFQPTMNQNAEMPPAVPLDAVNNFDFGDTLSGLTYSAPNVQPTSTNSQFIPQELSTSQQETDILADILPPSSPSPAVAAHTGFSDVAGQPVEPNASIYGYYNSQAGSVAPVAPNMGAQPSQFNSGNFLPHGGSTAPFPSNVAQQTPAGPGSQFNNGNLLPQQSSLATVVSPTSHHLASGPAPQFSNGNFLPQQGSATPIAHHTTSGPTLQLNNANFLPQQGSVAPAVSQAAYHATGPTPQFNNGNLFPQQGSAAPVGLQVAHQNAIGPTPQFNNENILPQGSTAPVASQVGYQASTGSAAQPVTDVLGNFFSKGSNTSVASQPALPSSTGSLAIVPQPSKDKFETKSTVWADTLNRGLVNLNISGPKINPLSDIGIDFDAINRKEKRMEKPTTAAVTSTVTMGKAMGSGSGIGRAGASALRASPNPTMSPGMGMGAGMNMGMGMGMGGGRGMGGYGGLNQPMGMGMGMNQPMGMGMNQPMGMGMGMGVNQPTGMGMGMGMGMGMGMGMGMGMGMGQGGYTQPPGSSMPGGYNAMMGTGGYTQQPYGGGYR; this is encoded by the exons ATGAAGAAGGTCTTTGATCAAACTGTTAGGGACAT TAAAAGAGAAGTTAATAAGAAAGTGCTTAAAGTTCCTGGAATAGAACAGAAG ATTCTTGATGCAACTAGCAATGAGCCCTGGGGTCCTCATGGAACTCTCCTTGCAGATATTGCACATGCTACCAGAAATTA TCATGAATACCAGATGATCATGGCAGTAATCTGGAAACGGATAAATGATACCGGCAAGAACTGGCGGCATGTCTACAAG GCTTTGACTGTATTGGAATACCTTGTTGCTAACGGATCAGAGCGTGTCATAGATGAGATAAGGGAACATGCATACCAAATATCG ACATTGGCAGATTTCCAGTATATTGATTCTAGTGGAAGGGACCAGGGTAGCAATGTCAGAAAGAAATCTCAAAGTCTTGTGGTCTTGGTGAATGATAAAGAAAGAATAATTGAAGTTAGACAAAAGGCTGCTGCTAATCGGGACAA GTTCCGCAACATGTCAGCTGGTGGAATGTATAGACCCAGTTCATATTCAAGTACCGGAGGATATGGTGACAAATATGACGATGACCGTTATGAAGGCCGCTATGGAAGCAGGGATGAAGATCGTAATGGATATGGCAATGGGAGAGAACGAGAATACAACTATAGGGATGATGATAGATATGGTAGATATGGGGACTCGTATGGTCGTGACGGAGATCGTTATGGCAGAGATTATGAGGAACGCTACAGCAGAGATGGATACAGGGAAGATGATTACCACGGAAGAAGTCAAAGGATTGATGATTATGGCTCAAGAAGCAGGAGTTCTGATAGAGACCGTGGTTTTGACGATGATGTTCAATCCTCATCTCG TGGTAGTGGTGCTAGAGCTGATGATCAATCTCAGGATGGAAG CATTGCCAGGCGGCTTGAACGAAAATTTTCTGAACAGAATATTGCTCCTCCTAGTTATGAAGAAGCTGTAAGTGAATCCCGGAGCCCTGCACAAGGTGAAAG GAATGGAGAAACTTCAACTGCATCTGCTCCTGGAGTTTCTTCTCCAGCAGCACCTAGAGCTTCCTCTCCACCTGCACCCAGAGCTGCTTCTCCCTCTGCAAGCAATAATCAAAGTCAAACAACTACTGTTTTGAGTGCACCTGTAACTCCTGTTGGCCAGGCATTCGAGGTGGCTGATGAATTTGATCCACGTGGTCCTGGTTCAG ATTCATTTACTGCAAATCCATTGGCCATCATGCCAGTGACCTCTGCAACTACAACCTCTGAAGCTGATGCCCCTGCAAACTTTTCAGGATCGACATTTGCTGCAACACAGCCAGCATCTAATGTTATGAATCAG TCATTCGAAGATCCATTTGGTGACTCTCCATTTAAGGCTATCCCTTCCGCCGATGATGCTATCTCAGCTCAACAGCAGACTTCTACCTCTGTAGTCGCTTTCCAGCCTACTATGAATCAAAATGCTGAAATGCCGCCAGCAGTGCCACTAGACGCAGTGAATAACTTTGACTTTGGAGACACATTATCTGGCCTGACTTATTCAGCACCCAATGTTCAACCAACCTCTACAAACTCACAGTTTATCCCTCAGGAACTTTCAACTTCACAGCAGGAAACTGATATTCTGGCAGATATCCTCCCACCATCCAGTCCTTCACCTGCAGTAGCAGCACACACAGGTTTCTCAGATGTGGCTGGTCAACCTGTAGAGCCAAATGCTAGTATTTATGGATACTACAATTCACAGGCAGGATCTGTGGCACCAGTAGCTCCAAACATGGGTGCTCAGCCTTCACAATTCAACAGTGGGAATTTCCTCCCACATGGAGGATCTACGGCTCCTTTCCCTTCAAACGTGGCTCAACAAACTCCAGCTGGACCTGGGTCACAATTTAACAATGGAAATTTACTTCCACAGCAAAGTTCTCTAGCCACAGTTGTCTCACCCACTTCTCACCATCTGGCAAGTGGACCAGCTCCACAGTTTAGCAATGGAAATTTTCTCCCGCAACAAGGCTCTGCTACCCCAATAGCTCACCATACCACAAGTGGGCCAACTCTACAGTTAAACAATGCAAACTTTCTCCCACAACAGGGCTCTGTTGCCCCAGCAGTCTCGCAAGCTGCTTACCATGCAACGGGACCAACTCCACAGTTTAACAATGGAAACCTTTTCCCACAACAGGGTTCTGCTGCCCCAGTAGGCTTACAAGTTGCTCATCAAAATGCAATAGGACCAACTCCACAGTTTAACAATGAAAACATTTTGCCACAAGGCTCTACTGCCCCTGTTGCTTCACAAGTTGGCTATCAAGCTTCAACTGGATCTGCTGCTCAACCTGTAACTGATGTCCTAGGCAACTTTTTTTCAAAAGGGTCAAACACATCCGTGGCATCTCAGCCAGCTCTTCCATCTTCAACAGGATCACTTGCAATAGTTCCTCAACCATCAAAGGACAAATTTGAGACCAAGTCAACAGTTTGGGCAGATACACTGAACAGAGGGCTAGTCAACTTGAATATTTCTGGCC CTAAAATCAATCCATTGTCTGACATTGGAATTGATTTTGATGCTATTAATCGCAAGGAGAAGAGAATGGAAAAACCAACAACAGCTGCTGTTACATCTACCGTCACAATGGGTAAAGCTATGGGATCTGGTTCTGGTATAGGCCGAGCAGGTGCAAGTGCTCTTAGGGCTTCTCCAAATCCTACGATGAGTCCTGGCATGGGAATGGGTGCAGGCATGAATATGGGAATGGGTATGGGCATGGGTGGAGGTCGAGGCATGGGAGGTTATGGAGGCCTGAATCAACCCATGGGAATGGGGATGGGCATGAATCAACCCATGGGAATGGGCATGAACCAACCCATGGGAATGGGAATGGGGATGGGTGTGAACCAACCCACGGGTATGGGAATGGGAATGGGGATGGGGATGGGTATGGGAATGGGAATGGGGATGGGGATGGGTATGGGGCAAGGTGGCTATACGCAACCTCCTGGATCATCCATGCCTGGTGGTTATAATGCCATGATGGGCACAGGTGGTTATACTCAACAGCCATATGGTGGAGGATATCGATGA
- the LOC110641160 gene encoding clathrin interactor EPSIN 3 isoform X2, which produces MKKVFDQTVRDIKREVNKKVLKVPGIEQKILDATSNEPWGPHGTLLADIAHATRNYHEYQMIMAVIWKRINDTGKNWRHVYKALTVLEYLVANGSERVIDEIREHAYQISTLADFQYIDSSGRDQGSNVRKKSQSLVVLVNDKERIIEVRQKAAANRDKFRNMSAGGMYRPSSYSSTGGYGDKYDDDRYEGRYGSRDEDRNGYGNGREREYNYRDDDRYGRYGDSYGRDGDRYGRDYEERYSRDGYREDDYHGRSQRIDDYGSRSRSSDRDRGFDDDVQSSSRGSGARADDQSQDGRRLERKFSEQNIAPPSYEEAVSESRSPAQGERNGETSTASAPGVSSPAAPRASSPPAPRAASPSASNNQSQTTTVLSAPVTPVGQAFEVADEFDPRGPGSAASAVATTSNNDEDLLGSLSDSFTANPLAIMPVTSATTTSEADAPANFSGSTFAATQPASNVMNQSFEDPFGDSPFKAIPSADDAISAQQQTSTSVVAFQPTMNQNAEMPPAVPLDAVNNFDFGDTLSGLTYSAPNVQPTSTNSQFIPQELSTSQQETDILADILPPSSPSPAVAAHTGFSDVAGQPVEPNASIYGYYNSQAGSVAPVAPNMGAQPSQFNSGNFLPHGGSTAPFPSNVAQQTPAGPGSQFNNGNLLPQQSSLATVVSPTSHHLASGPAPQFSNGNFLPQQGSATPIAHHTTSGPTLQLNNANFLPQQGSVAPAVSQAAYHATGPTPQFNNGNLFPQQGSAAPVGLQVAHQNAIGPTPQFNNENILPQGSTAPVASQVGYQASTGSAAQPVTDVLGNFFSKGSNTSVASQPALPSSTGSLAIVPQPSKDKFETKSTVWADTLNRGLVNLNISGPKINPLSDIGIDFDAINRKEKRMEKPTTAAVTSTVTMGKAMGSGSGIGRAGASALRASPNPTMSPGMGMGAGMNMGMGMGMGGGRGMGGYGGLNQPMGMGMGMNQPMGMGMNQPMGMGMGMGVNQPTGMGMGMGMGMGMGMGMGMGMGMGQGGYTQPPGSSMPGGYNAMMGTGGYTQQPYGGGYR; this is translated from the exons ATGAAGAAGGTCTTTGATCAAACTGTTAGGGACAT TAAAAGAGAAGTTAATAAGAAAGTGCTTAAAGTTCCTGGAATAGAACAGAAG ATTCTTGATGCAACTAGCAATGAGCCCTGGGGTCCTCATGGAACTCTCCTTGCAGATATTGCACATGCTACCAGAAATTA TCATGAATACCAGATGATCATGGCAGTAATCTGGAAACGGATAAATGATACCGGCAAGAACTGGCGGCATGTCTACAAG GCTTTGACTGTATTGGAATACCTTGTTGCTAACGGATCAGAGCGTGTCATAGATGAGATAAGGGAACATGCATACCAAATATCG ACATTGGCAGATTTCCAGTATATTGATTCTAGTGGAAGGGACCAGGGTAGCAATGTCAGAAAGAAATCTCAAAGTCTTGTGGTCTTGGTGAATGATAAAGAAAGAATAATTGAAGTTAGACAAAAGGCTGCTGCTAATCGGGACAA GTTCCGCAACATGTCAGCTGGTGGAATGTATAGACCCAGTTCATATTCAAGTACCGGAGGATATGGTGACAAATATGACGATGACCGTTATGAAGGCCGCTATGGAAGCAGGGATGAAGATCGTAATGGATATGGCAATGGGAGAGAACGAGAATACAACTATAGGGATGATGATAGATATGGTAGATATGGGGACTCGTATGGTCGTGACGGAGATCGTTATGGCAGAGATTATGAGGAACGCTACAGCAGAGATGGATACAGGGAAGATGATTACCACGGAAGAAGTCAAAGGATTGATGATTATGGCTCAAGAAGCAGGAGTTCTGATAGAGACCGTGGTTTTGACGATGATGTTCAATCCTCATCTCG TGGTAGTGGTGCTAGAGCTGATGATCAATCTCAGGATGGAAG GCGGCTTGAACGAAAATTTTCTGAACAGAATATTGCTCCTCCTAGTTATGAAGAAGCTGTAAGTGAATCCCGGAGCCCTGCACAAGGTGAAAG GAATGGAGAAACTTCAACTGCATCTGCTCCTGGAGTTTCTTCTCCAGCAGCACCTAGAGCTTCCTCTCCACCTGCACCCAGAGCTGCTTCTCCCTCTGCAAGCAATAATCAAAGTCAAACAACTACTGTTTTGAGTGCACCTGTAACTCCTGTTGGCCAGGCATTCGAGGTGGCTGATGAATTTGATCCACGTGGTCCTGGTTCAG CTGCTTCTGCTGTTGCTACTACCTCAAACAATGATGAAGATTTACTCGGCTCTCTGTCAGATTCATTTACTGCAAATCCATTGGCCATCATGCCAGTGACCTCTGCAACTACAACCTCTGAAGCTGATGCCCCTGCAAACTTTTCAGGATCGACATTTGCTGCAACACAGCCAGCATCTAATGTTATGAATCAG TCATTCGAAGATCCATTTGGTGACTCTCCATTTAAGGCTATCCCTTCCGCCGATGATGCTATCTCAGCTCAACAGCAGACTTCTACCTCTGTAGTCGCTTTCCAGCCTACTATGAATCAAAATGCTGAAATGCCGCCAGCAGTGCCACTAGACGCAGTGAATAACTTTGACTTTGGAGACACATTATCTGGCCTGACTTATTCAGCACCCAATGTTCAACCAACCTCTACAAACTCACAGTTTATCCCTCAGGAACTTTCAACTTCACAGCAGGAAACTGATATTCTGGCAGATATCCTCCCACCATCCAGTCCTTCACCTGCAGTAGCAGCACACACAGGTTTCTCAGATGTGGCTGGTCAACCTGTAGAGCCAAATGCTAGTATTTATGGATACTACAATTCACAGGCAGGATCTGTGGCACCAGTAGCTCCAAACATGGGTGCTCAGCCTTCACAATTCAACAGTGGGAATTTCCTCCCACATGGAGGATCTACGGCTCCTTTCCCTTCAAACGTGGCTCAACAAACTCCAGCTGGACCTGGGTCACAATTTAACAATGGAAATTTACTTCCACAGCAAAGTTCTCTAGCCACAGTTGTCTCACCCACTTCTCACCATCTGGCAAGTGGACCAGCTCCACAGTTTAGCAATGGAAATTTTCTCCCGCAACAAGGCTCTGCTACCCCAATAGCTCACCATACCACAAGTGGGCCAACTCTACAGTTAAACAATGCAAACTTTCTCCCACAACAGGGCTCTGTTGCCCCAGCAGTCTCGCAAGCTGCTTACCATGCAACGGGACCAACTCCACAGTTTAACAATGGAAACCTTTTCCCACAACAGGGTTCTGCTGCCCCAGTAGGCTTACAAGTTGCTCATCAAAATGCAATAGGACCAACTCCACAGTTTAACAATGAAAACATTTTGCCACAAGGCTCTACTGCCCCTGTTGCTTCACAAGTTGGCTATCAAGCTTCAACTGGATCTGCTGCTCAACCTGTAACTGATGTCCTAGGCAACTTTTTTTCAAAAGGGTCAAACACATCCGTGGCATCTCAGCCAGCTCTTCCATCTTCAACAGGATCACTTGCAATAGTTCCTCAACCATCAAAGGACAAATTTGAGACCAAGTCAACAGTTTGGGCAGATACACTGAACAGAGGGCTAGTCAACTTGAATATTTCTGGCC CTAAAATCAATCCATTGTCTGACATTGGAATTGATTTTGATGCTATTAATCGCAAGGAGAAGAGAATGGAAAAACCAACAACAGCTGCTGTTACATCTACCGTCACAATGGGTAAAGCTATGGGATCTGGTTCTGGTATAGGCCGAGCAGGTGCAAGTGCTCTTAGGGCTTCTCCAAATCCTACGATGAGTCCTGGCATGGGAATGGGTGCAGGCATGAATATGGGAATGGGTATGGGCATGGGTGGAGGTCGAGGCATGGGAGGTTATGGAGGCCTGAATCAACCCATGGGAATGGGGATGGGCATGAATCAACCCATGGGAATGGGCATGAACCAACCCATGGGAATGGGAATGGGGATGGGTGTGAACCAACCCACGGGTATGGGAATGGGAATGGGGATGGGGATGGGTATGGGAATGGGAATGGGGATGGGGATGGGTATGGGGCAAGGTGGCTATACGCAACCTCCTGGATCATCCATGCCTGGTGGTTATAATGCCATGATGGGCACAGGTGGTTATACTCAACAGCCATATGGTGGAGGATATCGATGA
- the LOC110641160 gene encoding clathrin interactor EPSIN 3 isoform X1 has product MKKVFDQTVRDIKREVNKKVLKVPGIEQKILDATSNEPWGPHGTLLADIAHATRNYHEYQMIMAVIWKRINDTGKNWRHVYKALTVLEYLVANGSERVIDEIREHAYQISTLADFQYIDSSGRDQGSNVRKKSQSLVVLVNDKERIIEVRQKAAANRDKFRNMSAGGMYRPSSYSSTGGYGDKYDDDRYEGRYGSRDEDRNGYGNGREREYNYRDDDRYGRYGDSYGRDGDRYGRDYEERYSRDGYREDDYHGRSQRIDDYGSRSRSSDRDRGFDDDVQSSSRGSGARADDQSQDGSIARRLERKFSEQNIAPPSYEEAVSESRSPAQGERNGETSTASAPGVSSPAAPRASSPPAPRAASPSASNNQSQTTTVLSAPVTPVGQAFEVADEFDPRGPGSAASAVATTSNNDEDLLGSLSDSFTANPLAIMPVTSATTTSEADAPANFSGSTFAATQPASNVMNQSFEDPFGDSPFKAIPSADDAISAQQQTSTSVVAFQPTMNQNAEMPPAVPLDAVNNFDFGDTLSGLTYSAPNVQPTSTNSQFIPQELSTSQQETDILADILPPSSPSPAVAAHTGFSDVAGQPVEPNASIYGYYNSQAGSVAPVAPNMGAQPSQFNSGNFLPHGGSTAPFPSNVAQQTPAGPGSQFNNGNLLPQQSSLATVVSPTSHHLASGPAPQFSNGNFLPQQGSATPIAHHTTSGPTLQLNNANFLPQQGSVAPAVSQAAYHATGPTPQFNNGNLFPQQGSAAPVGLQVAHQNAIGPTPQFNNENILPQGSTAPVASQVGYQASTGSAAQPVTDVLGNFFSKGSNTSVASQPALPSSTGSLAIVPQPSKDKFETKSTVWADTLNRGLVNLNISGPKINPLSDIGIDFDAINRKEKRMEKPTTAAVTSTVTMGKAMGSGSGIGRAGASALRASPNPTMSPGMGMGAGMNMGMGMGMGGGRGMGGYGGLNQPMGMGMGMNQPMGMGMNQPMGMGMGMGVNQPTGMGMGMGMGMGMGMGMGMGMGMGQGGYTQPPGSSMPGGYNAMMGTGGYTQQPYGGGYR; this is encoded by the exons ATGAAGAAGGTCTTTGATCAAACTGTTAGGGACAT TAAAAGAGAAGTTAATAAGAAAGTGCTTAAAGTTCCTGGAATAGAACAGAAG ATTCTTGATGCAACTAGCAATGAGCCCTGGGGTCCTCATGGAACTCTCCTTGCAGATATTGCACATGCTACCAGAAATTA TCATGAATACCAGATGATCATGGCAGTAATCTGGAAACGGATAAATGATACCGGCAAGAACTGGCGGCATGTCTACAAG GCTTTGACTGTATTGGAATACCTTGTTGCTAACGGATCAGAGCGTGTCATAGATGAGATAAGGGAACATGCATACCAAATATCG ACATTGGCAGATTTCCAGTATATTGATTCTAGTGGAAGGGACCAGGGTAGCAATGTCAGAAAGAAATCTCAAAGTCTTGTGGTCTTGGTGAATGATAAAGAAAGAATAATTGAAGTTAGACAAAAGGCTGCTGCTAATCGGGACAA GTTCCGCAACATGTCAGCTGGTGGAATGTATAGACCCAGTTCATATTCAAGTACCGGAGGATATGGTGACAAATATGACGATGACCGTTATGAAGGCCGCTATGGAAGCAGGGATGAAGATCGTAATGGATATGGCAATGGGAGAGAACGAGAATACAACTATAGGGATGATGATAGATATGGTAGATATGGGGACTCGTATGGTCGTGACGGAGATCGTTATGGCAGAGATTATGAGGAACGCTACAGCAGAGATGGATACAGGGAAGATGATTACCACGGAAGAAGTCAAAGGATTGATGATTATGGCTCAAGAAGCAGGAGTTCTGATAGAGACCGTGGTTTTGACGATGATGTTCAATCCTCATCTCG TGGTAGTGGTGCTAGAGCTGATGATCAATCTCAGGATGGAAG CATTGCCAGGCGGCTTGAACGAAAATTTTCTGAACAGAATATTGCTCCTCCTAGTTATGAAGAAGCTGTAAGTGAATCCCGGAGCCCTGCACAAGGTGAAAG GAATGGAGAAACTTCAACTGCATCTGCTCCTGGAGTTTCTTCTCCAGCAGCACCTAGAGCTTCCTCTCCACCTGCACCCAGAGCTGCTTCTCCCTCTGCAAGCAATAATCAAAGTCAAACAACTACTGTTTTGAGTGCACCTGTAACTCCTGTTGGCCAGGCATTCGAGGTGGCTGATGAATTTGATCCACGTGGTCCTGGTTCAG CTGCTTCTGCTGTTGCTACTACCTCAAACAATGATGAAGATTTACTCGGCTCTCTGTCAGATTCATTTACTGCAAATCCATTGGCCATCATGCCAGTGACCTCTGCAACTACAACCTCTGAAGCTGATGCCCCTGCAAACTTTTCAGGATCGACATTTGCTGCAACACAGCCAGCATCTAATGTTATGAATCAG TCATTCGAAGATCCATTTGGTGACTCTCCATTTAAGGCTATCCCTTCCGCCGATGATGCTATCTCAGCTCAACAGCAGACTTCTACCTCTGTAGTCGCTTTCCAGCCTACTATGAATCAAAATGCTGAAATGCCGCCAGCAGTGCCACTAGACGCAGTGAATAACTTTGACTTTGGAGACACATTATCTGGCCTGACTTATTCAGCACCCAATGTTCAACCAACCTCTACAAACTCACAGTTTATCCCTCAGGAACTTTCAACTTCACAGCAGGAAACTGATATTCTGGCAGATATCCTCCCACCATCCAGTCCTTCACCTGCAGTAGCAGCACACACAGGTTTCTCAGATGTGGCTGGTCAACCTGTAGAGCCAAATGCTAGTATTTATGGATACTACAATTCACAGGCAGGATCTGTGGCACCAGTAGCTCCAAACATGGGTGCTCAGCCTTCACAATTCAACAGTGGGAATTTCCTCCCACATGGAGGATCTACGGCTCCTTTCCCTTCAAACGTGGCTCAACAAACTCCAGCTGGACCTGGGTCACAATTTAACAATGGAAATTTACTTCCACAGCAAAGTTCTCTAGCCACAGTTGTCTCACCCACTTCTCACCATCTGGCAAGTGGACCAGCTCCACAGTTTAGCAATGGAAATTTTCTCCCGCAACAAGGCTCTGCTACCCCAATAGCTCACCATACCACAAGTGGGCCAACTCTACAGTTAAACAATGCAAACTTTCTCCCACAACAGGGCTCTGTTGCCCCAGCAGTCTCGCAAGCTGCTTACCATGCAACGGGACCAACTCCACAGTTTAACAATGGAAACCTTTTCCCACAACAGGGTTCTGCTGCCCCAGTAGGCTTACAAGTTGCTCATCAAAATGCAATAGGACCAACTCCACAGTTTAACAATGAAAACATTTTGCCACAAGGCTCTACTGCCCCTGTTGCTTCACAAGTTGGCTATCAAGCTTCAACTGGATCTGCTGCTCAACCTGTAACTGATGTCCTAGGCAACTTTTTTTCAAAAGGGTCAAACACATCCGTGGCATCTCAGCCAGCTCTTCCATCTTCAACAGGATCACTTGCAATAGTTCCTCAACCATCAAAGGACAAATTTGAGACCAAGTCAACAGTTTGGGCAGATACACTGAACAGAGGGCTAGTCAACTTGAATATTTCTGGCC CTAAAATCAATCCATTGTCTGACATTGGAATTGATTTTGATGCTATTAATCGCAAGGAGAAGAGAATGGAAAAACCAACAACAGCTGCTGTTACATCTACCGTCACAATGGGTAAAGCTATGGGATCTGGTTCTGGTATAGGCCGAGCAGGTGCAAGTGCTCTTAGGGCTTCTCCAAATCCTACGATGAGTCCTGGCATGGGAATGGGTGCAGGCATGAATATGGGAATGGGTATGGGCATGGGTGGAGGTCGAGGCATGGGAGGTTATGGAGGCCTGAATCAACCCATGGGAATGGGGATGGGCATGAATCAACCCATGGGAATGGGCATGAACCAACCCATGGGAATGGGAATGGGGATGGGTGTGAACCAACCCACGGGTATGGGAATGGGAATGGGGATGGGGATGGGTATGGGAATGGGAATGGGGATGGGGATGGGTATGGGGCAAGGTGGCTATACGCAACCTCCTGGATCATCCATGCCTGGTGGTTATAATGCCATGATGGGCACAGGTGGTTATACTCAACAGCCATATGGTGGAGGATATCGATGA